A part of Candidatus Delongbacteria bacterium genomic DNA contains:
- a CDS encoding NAD(P)-dependent oxidoreductase, translating into MSLRANRLAPGQYTRRFAELKPALSRGEQRAESNRCLYCFDAPCTKACPTHIDVPLFIKQIASGNLRGAAHTILEANPLGGSCARVCPVEILCEGACVLNAHEQRPIAIGRLQRVATDAALVEHWPLFTSKPAGELRVAIVGAGPAGLSCAVKLAREGVRVTLFEREEVAGGLMVDGVAAYKVTEEFCRQEMDFLCAHPNIQLAFGHELGRNLELQTLREDHDAVFLAFGVGITEPLGIPGEDAEGVVDALAFINRIRRTPLDSVPVGEKVVVVGMGMTAIDAATQAKRLGAEVVTLVYRRTSEEKPCSDAELELALSDGCRIEWLAAPQEIIATEGQVSALICQRMRLEQDPAGGRARPVPTGETVTLEADMVIRAIGQRPYQRLLDQFGLHHEKGRLQVGANGKTSMPGLFAGGDCVNGGKEVVDAVQAGKLAAVGILEYLGREAARGEA; encoded by the coding sequence ATGTCCCTGCGTGCCAATCGACTGGCTCCGGGCCAGTACACCCGCCGCTTCGCCGAGCTGAAACCCGCGCTCAGCCGGGGCGAGCAACGGGCCGAAAGCAATCGCTGCCTCTACTGCTTTGACGCACCCTGCACCAAGGCCTGTCCCACCCACATCGACGTACCGCTGTTCATCAAGCAGATCGCCAGCGGCAACCTGCGCGGCGCCGCGCACACGATCCTCGAGGCCAATCCCCTTGGCGGAAGCTGTGCCCGGGTCTGCCCCGTCGAGATCCTCTGCGAGGGCGCCTGTGTGCTCAATGCGCACGAGCAGCGCCCGATCGCCATCGGCAGATTGCAGCGCGTCGCCACCGACGCCGCGCTGGTGGAGCACTGGCCGCTGTTCACCAGCAAACCCGCGGGCGAGCTGAGGGTGGCCATCGTGGGTGCCGGACCGGCGGGTCTGTCCTGCGCGGTCAAGCTGGCCCGCGAAGGCGTGCGTGTCACACTCTTCGAGCGCGAAGAGGTGGCAGGTGGGCTGATGGTGGACGGAGTGGCCGCCTACAAGGTCACCGAAGAATTCTGCCGTCAGGAAATGGATTTCCTCTGCGCGCACCCCAACATCCAGCTGGCCTTCGGCCATGAGCTGGGGCGCAACCTCGAGCTGCAGACCCTGCGAGAAGACCATGACGCCGTGTTTCTGGCCTTTGGAGTCGGTATCACCGAGCCGCTGGGCATTCCCGGTGAAGACGCGGAAGGCGTGGTGGATGCCCTGGCCTTCATCAATCGCATCCGGCGCACACCGCTGGACAGCGTGCCCGTGGGCGAGAAGGTCGTGGTGGTGGGCATGGGCATGACCGCCATCGACGCGGCCACCCAGGCAAAGCGTCTGGGTGCCGAGGTCGTGACTCTGGTCTACCGCCGCACGAGCGAGGAAAAGCCCTGCAGCGATGCGGAACTGGAACTGGCCCTCAGCGACGGCTGCCGCATCGAATGGCTGGCGGCCCCGCAGGAGATCATCGCCACCGAAGGCCAGGTCAGCGCCCTGATCTGCCAGCGCATGAGGCTGGAACAGGACCCCGCCGGAGGCCGCGCCCGACCCGTGCCCACCGGTGAGACAGTCACCCTCGAAGCCGACATGGTGATTCGCGCCATCGGTCAGCGTCCCTATCAGCGCCTGCTGGACCAGTTCGGACTGCATCACGAAAAGGGACGACTTCAGGTGGGCGCCAATGGAAAGACATCCATGCCCGGCCTGTTCGCCGGGGGCGACTGTGTGAACGGCGGCAAGGAGGTGGTGGACGCGGTCCAGGCGGGCAAACTGGCCGCGGTCGGCATTCTGGAATATCTGGGAAGGGAGGCCGCCCGTGGCGAAGCTTGA
- a CDS encoding T9SS type A sorting domain-containing protein — translation MKTLCLGFCLALLGCSAAHGQDKETAVLLGSSEGPCLAVAMLGDLAVMSAGCHVLVQDLSDPAQPRRLGSVQTPGLVYSITVQDSLAFVADYRAGLRVIDLHDPARPEEIGHLDLDGLIIDVAVRADVACVASYNSGLCVVDVHDPTDPRLLGRLTNGAGAQAVAMMDQLALVQGPGGLSLVDLQDPAHPFERGFVSITGRISGIALNGTLAAVGSFFGELLILDIRDPDAPVLIGSCELGTMSPDITISGNVVYVLSTAATLRAVDISDPAHPTTICEFGVPGYSWGLAVEDSLVCMSNYSSGMRVIDARNPADLQELSICPSGDHASLVATNGDIACAKGYGLENHGSMCVYDVSDPAEIRQIGSILIEHGIRRLAMRDSCACVIDDEGILHRIDLSVPEVPVETGQLGFVQPALDLAFKDGLLCVVAGEAGLRIVTLEEDGSLRESGFLDTPGYARDVEVQGNRVCVADGTMGLRLIDLADPTNPSLVRASREFGSIWNVAFSGDLVCAMNTAEKAILLDVSQPDRIQKLSTIQNVSGYLGMLLKGNRLCLTNRDGDLVMFDVSTPFSPRATAIEPISQIHLGMTLGNDRLIVGTGSAGLLVYDFEPTRSTWQWDLPTAFSLHQNQPNPFNPDTTIPYTLHVSQHVTLRMYDLGGRLVQSWTPGLQEAGHHQLVLDGRGLASGIYFYELRSEYGSTVRKMILLK, via the coding sequence GTGAAGACTCTCTGCCTTGGCTTCTGCCTGGCCCTGCTGGGCTGTTCTGCTGCCCATGGCCAAGACAAGGAGACTGCTGTCCTGCTGGGCAGCAGCGAGGGTCCTTGCCTTGCCGTGGCCATGCTGGGCGATCTGGCGGTGATGAGCGCAGGATGTCATGTGCTCGTCCAGGATCTTTCGGACCCAGCTCAACCTCGTCGGTTGGGTTCGGTGCAGACCCCGGGTCTCGTGTATTCCATCACCGTGCAGGACAGTCTGGCCTTTGTCGCTGACTACCGAGCCGGATTGCGTGTGATCGATCTGCACGATCCTGCGCGTCCAGAGGAAATCGGCCATCTGGATCTGGATGGTCTGATCATCGATGTCGCGGTCCGTGCCGACGTGGCGTGTGTGGCAAGTTACAACTCAGGGTTGTGCGTGGTCGATGTCCATGACCCGACGGATCCCCGCCTGCTTGGGCGCCTGACGAATGGCGCCGGCGCACAGGCAGTCGCCATGATGGACCAGCTGGCGCTAGTGCAGGGTCCTGGCGGACTGAGTCTGGTGGACCTGCAGGATCCTGCACATCCCTTCGAGCGCGGCTTTGTGAGCATCACCGGGAGAATCAGCGGGATTGCGCTGAATGGAACGCTTGCCGCCGTGGGGTCGTTTTTCGGAGAGTTGCTGATTCTGGATATCCGGGACCCGGATGCACCTGTATTGATCGGATCATGCGAACTCGGCACAATGAGTCCGGATATCACAATCAGCGGAAACGTGGTATACGTTCTTTCCACCGCCGCCACTTTGAGGGCCGTGGACATCAGTGATCCAGCACACCCAACGACGATTTGTGAGTTTGGTGTTCCAGGTTACTCATGGGGTCTGGCGGTCGAAGACAGCCTGGTCTGCATGAGCAATTACTCCAGCGGTATGCGCGTGATCGACGCACGGAATCCGGCGGACCTTCAGGAACTGTCAATCTGCCCATCCGGCGATCACGCCAGCCTCGTGGCGACAAACGGTGACATTGCCTGTGCCAAGGGATACGGCCTGGAAAATCATGGAAGCATGTGTGTGTACGATGTGTCGGATCCTGCGGAGATTCGACAGATCGGTTCCATCCTGATCGAGCACGGAATCAGAAGGCTGGCCATGCGCGACAGTTGCGCGTGTGTCATTGATGACGAAGGAATTCTGCACCGCATCGATCTGAGTGTTCCTGAGGTCCCGGTGGAAACCGGCCAGCTGGGTTTTGTGCAGCCTGCCCTGGATCTGGCTTTCAAAGATGGGCTGCTCTGCGTGGTGGCTGGAGAGGCTGGTCTGCGCATCGTCACTCTGGAAGAAGACGGCAGCCTGCGGGAATCGGGATTTCTTGACACACCGGGCTATGCTCGGGATGTTGAGGTGCAAGGGAACAGGGTCTGTGTCGCCGATGGGACGATGGGATTGCGCCTGATCGATCTGGCTGACCCCACGAACCCGAGCCTGGTCCGGGCCAGTCGCGAATTCGGTTCCATCTGGAACGTGGCATTTTCGGGCGATCTCGTATGTGCCATGAATACCGCAGAGAAGGCGATTCTGCTGGATGTGAGCCAGCCGGACCGAATCCAGAAGCTGAGCACCATCCAGAACGTCTCCGGTTACCTTGGCATGCTGTTGAAGGGCAATCGACTGTGTCTGACGAACAGGGACGGTGACCTGGTCATGTTCGATGTGAGTACGCCATTCAGTCCCCGTGCGACCGCGATCGAGCCCATTTCCCAGATTCACCTTGGAATGACACTCGGCAACGATCGACTCATTGTCGGCACCGGCTCCGCCGGGTTGCTGGTCTATGATTTTGAACCCACCCGGAGCACCTGGCAGTGGGATCTCCCCACCGCGTTCAGCCTGCACCAGAACCAGCCCAATCCCTTCAATCCCGACACCACGATTCCTTACACCCTGCACGTGTCCCAGCACGTCACACTGCGGATGTACGATCTGGGCGGCCGTCTTGTGCAGTCCTGGACACCCGGATTGCAGGAGGCGGGCCATCACCAACTGGTGCTGGACGGCCGGGGACTGGCCAGTGGCATCTACTTCTATGAACTGCGTTCCGAGTACGGTTCCACGGTTCGAAAGATGATCCTGCTGAAGTGA
- a CDS encoding CoA-acylating methylmalonate-semialdehyde dehydrogenase, translating to MQLTIKSDHGRLGNWIDDRIQPSTSRTTLPVTSPYTGQTIAEVPLGGSEDVAQAVAAASAAFPGWSTTPIKERVQVMFRLKGLLERSLDELANQICAENGKSWSEARADVLKAIELTEFACALPNTIAGQQLEVSRWITCRTEHAPLGVVASISPFNFPVMVPMWTLPVALTVGNTMILKPSEQVPLSAMRLAELFREAGLPAGVLNVVHGGEQVVNALCDHPGIRALSFVGSTRVARHVYARAAASGKRVLALGGAKNHLILLPDADPNSAPQQIVESAIGCAGQRCMAASVMLAVGDCDALIAEMTRYAQGVPLGSQLGAIINARSLERIEGYITQAEKDGARLLVDGRGRKPADSTFANGWWCGPTLIDGLKEGAPAACEEIFGPVLSILHVDTLEEALRIENSSPYGNACSVFTRSGAPADYVMKHASAGMCGVNVGVPVPREPFAFGGWNESRFGAGDLTGEAGVRFWTQDKKMTVKWIEQEHRNWMS from the coding sequence ATGCAACTGACCATCAAGAGCGATCACGGACGGCTGGGCAACTGGATCGACGACCGGATCCAGCCGTCGACTTCCCGCACCACTCTGCCGGTCACCTCGCCGTATACGGGGCAGACCATCGCCGAGGTCCCACTGGGGGGCAGCGAGGACGTGGCCCAGGCGGTGGCGGCGGCTTCTGCCGCCTTTCCCGGCTGGAGCACGACTCCGATCAAGGAGCGCGTCCAGGTGATGTTCCGCCTCAAGGGACTGCTCGAGCGTTCGCTGGACGAGTTGGCCAACCAGATCTGCGCCGAGAACGGCAAGTCCTGGAGCGAGGCCCGCGCCGACGTGCTGAAGGCGATCGAACTCACCGAGTTCGCCTGCGCCCTGCCCAACACCATCGCCGGCCAGCAGCTGGAAGTCAGCCGCTGGATCACCTGCCGCACCGAACACGCCCCGCTGGGCGTGGTGGCCAGCATCTCACCCTTCAACTTTCCCGTGATGGTGCCCATGTGGACCCTGCCGGTGGCGCTCACCGTGGGCAACACGATGATTCTCAAGCCCAGCGAGCAGGTGCCGCTGTCGGCCATGCGACTGGCCGAGCTCTTCAGGGAGGCCGGGTTGCCCGCGGGTGTGCTGAACGTGGTCCACGGCGGCGAGCAGGTGGTGAACGCGCTCTGCGATCATCCCGGCATCCGGGCGCTGAGCTTCGTGGGCAGCACACGCGTGGCCCGTCATGTCTACGCCCGGGCGGCGGCCAGCGGCAAACGCGTGCTGGCGCTGGGCGGGGCCAAGAACCATCTGATCCTGCTGCCCGATGCCGACCCGAACTCCGCACCCCAGCAGATCGTGGAATCGGCCATCGGCTGTGCGGGACAGCGCTGCATGGCCGCCAGCGTGATGCTGGCCGTGGGCGATTGTGACGCGCTGATCGCGGAGATGACCCGTTACGCCCAGGGCGTTCCGCTGGGCAGCCAGTTGGGCGCGATCATCAATGCCAGGAGCCTGGAGCGCATCGAGGGGTACATCACCCAGGCCGAGAAGGATGGAGCACGCCTGCTGGTGGATGGCCGGGGCCGCAAGCCCGCCGATTCGACCTTCGCGAACGGCTGGTGGTGCGGGCCGACCCTGATTGATGGTCTGAAGGAGGGAGCGCCCGCCGCCTGCGAGGAAATCTTCGGCCCCGTGCTCTCGATCCTGCATGTGGACACTCTCGAGGAGGCCCTGCGCATCGAGAATTCCAGCCCCTACGGCAACGCCTGCTCGGTCTTCACCCGCAGCGGAGCGCCCGCGGATTACGTGATGAAACACGCCAGTGCGGGCATGTGCGGGGTCAATGTGGGCGTGCCCGTCCCGCGCGAACCCTTCGCCTTCGGCGGCTGGAACGAATCCCGTTTCGGTGCGGGCGACCTCACCGGTGAGGCGGGGGTCCGGTTCTGGACCCAGGACAAGAAAATGACCGTGAAATGGATCGAACAGGAACACCGCAACTGGATGTCCTAG
- a CDS encoding acyltransferase — translation MARNVISGLIQCHNPINDESRPIKEIQQAALEHHLSFIDEAGKKGVQILCLQEIFNGPYFCPSQDARWYDAAEPVPGPTVELLASYAKKYAMVMIVPVYERVQAGVFYNTAAVIDADGQYLGKYRKKHIPHTSGFWEKYFFKPGDPAYPVFQTRYAKIGVYICYDRHFPEGARLLGLGGAEIVYNPSATVAGLSQYLWKLEQPAHAVANGYFMGCINRVGTEAPWNIGRFYGSSYHVDPRGQIIDCASEDKDELLISTLDLGMIDEVRKTWQFFRDRRPETYTGLLDI, via the coding sequence ATGGCCCGAAACGTGATCAGTGGCCTGATCCAGTGTCACAATCCGATCAATGACGAGAGCCGGCCGATCAAGGAAATCCAGCAGGCGGCCCTCGAGCACCATCTGTCATTCATTGACGAGGCGGGCAAGAAGGGCGTGCAGATTCTCTGTCTGCAGGAAATCTTCAACGGCCCCTACTTCTGTCCCTCGCAGGACGCCCGCTGGTACGACGCCGCTGAGCCGGTGCCCGGTCCCACGGTGGAGCTGTTGGCCAGCTACGCGAAGAAGTACGCGATGGTGATGATCGTGCCCGTCTACGAGCGTGTCCAGGCCGGCGTCTTCTACAATACCGCCGCGGTCATCGACGCCGATGGCCAGTATCTGGGCAAGTACCGCAAGAAGCACATCCCGCACACCAGCGGCTTCTGGGAGAAGTACTTCTTCAAGCCCGGGGATCCGGCCTATCCGGTCTTCCAGACGCGTTACGCGAAAATCGGCGTCTACATCTGCTACGACCGCCACTTTCCCGAAGGCGCGCGCCTGCTGGGCCTGGGCGGGGCGGAAATCGTCTACAATCCTTCGGCCACCGTGGCCGGTCTCTCCCAGTATCTCTGGAAGCTGGAGCAGCCCGCGCACGCCGTGGCCAACGGCTATTTCATGGGCTGCATCAACCGGGTGGGAACCGAGGCCCCCTGGAACATCGGCCGCTTCTACGGCTCCAGCTATCATGTGGACCCGCGCGGCCAGATCATTGACTGCGCCTCGGAGGACAAGGACGAACTGCTGATTTCCACACTCGACCTGGGCATGATCGACGAGGTGCGCAAGACCTGGCAGTTCTTCCGCGACCGGCGCCCGGAGACCTATACCGGCCTGCTGGACATCTGA
- a CDS encoding T9SS type A sorting domain-containing protein, whose translation MKSLLASLLLVLAIGTPSRAIHLVSSSPATGTAGLGGAITLVLSFDTPLDTSREFANSFAGEDAVLPVQFMLIEPEYWMSLTDFSVNGDFTELNLSLQLAPETDFCLVLGQAFGDDASSLANPEFIFLSTQASLGQFSVGGTVTFSGVVANAMVLLTDQPIFADEPQFLCGTIGGPFGAYEIPFVRPGVCYPVAALDLDGDGQINPDQGVDVIGIYDPDEDGQQDSILVDGNLTGIDFALDLFATMRTAQEALADATPLALEWDASAQAKVLQTWGGLDEDGAAGSWICMFSAPTMTDALVVYLSFAGVQAEIMPVEGSLRDLPALPQTFLDSATMQQIALDNGGDDFLQLYPECEQSFQAGAQSYLWPEDPTRLLWTAQYFVDLGETQDFLFVVMDLVTGEVLENTKVEPGPAVPTGLSLEHNAPNPFNPDTIIRFNLPGSGRVSLTVHDIMGRPVTTLLDGGLGAGEHRIRFDGSGLASGIYFYTLEYEGSRLTRSMLLVK comes from the coding sequence GTCTTCCAGTCCCGCCACCGGCACGGCCGGACTTGGAGGGGCAATCACACTCGTGCTCTCATTCGATACTCCGCTCGACACCAGCAGGGAGTTCGCCAACAGCTTTGCTGGTGAGGATGCGGTCCTGCCCGTGCAATTCATGCTCATCGAACCCGAGTATTGGATGAGCCTGACGGACTTCAGCGTCAACGGCGACTTCACCGAGCTGAATCTGTCACTGCAGCTGGCACCAGAAACGGATTTCTGCCTTGTCCTGGGCCAGGCCTTCGGCGATGACGCCAGCTCGCTGGCGAACCCGGAATTCATTTTCCTGAGCACCCAGGCGAGCCTTGGCCAGTTTTCCGTTGGCGGCACAGTGACCTTTTCCGGCGTGGTTGCCAATGCCATGGTCCTGCTGACCGACCAGCCGATCTTCGCCGACGAGCCCCAGTTCCTCTGTGGGACGATCGGAGGGCCGTTCGGGGCCTATGAGATTCCCTTCGTGCGCCCGGGCGTGTGTTACCCCGTTGCCGCCCTCGATCTGGATGGCGATGGTCAGATCAATCCCGATCAGGGTGTGGACGTGATCGGAATCTATGACCCCGATGAAGACGGCCAGCAGGACAGCATCCTGGTGGACGGCAATCTGACCGGCATCGACTTCGCGCTGGATCTGTTCGCGACGATGCGCACCGCCCAGGAAGCCCTGGCGGACGCCACCCCACTGGCACTGGAGTGGGATGCCTCTGCACAGGCGAAGGTTCTGCAGACCTGGGGTGGCCTCGATGAGGATGGCGCAGCCGGCAGCTGGATCTGCATGTTCAGTGCGCCCACCATGACCGATGCGCTTGTCGTGTACCTGAGCTTTGCCGGTGTGCAGGCCGAGATCATGCCTGTTGAAGGCAGCCTGCGGGACCTGCCCGCCCTGCCTCAGACTTTCCTGGATTCCGCCACGATGCAGCAGATCGCTCTGGACAACGGGGGGGACGACTTCCTGCAACTGTATCCCGAATGCGAGCAATCCTTCCAGGCGGGGGCCCAATCCTATTTGTGGCCCGAAGACCCGACCCGCCTGCTCTGGACGGCACAGTACTTCGTCGATCTGGGGGAAACACAGGATTTCCTGTTCGTGGTGATGGATCTGGTCACGGGCGAAGTGCTGGAAAACACGAAGGTGGAGCCCGGACCTGCCGTACCCACCGGGCTCAGTCTGGAGCACAACGCGCCCAATCCCTTCAATCCGGACACCATCATCCGCTTCAATCTGCCCGGCTCAGGGCGGGTCAGTCTGACCGTGCACGACATCATGGGGCGCCCGGTCACCACGCTGCTCGACGGTGGGCTGGGCGCGGGCGAACACCGCATCCGCTTCGACGGCAGCGGCCTGGCCTCGGGCATCTATTTCTACACCCTCGAGTACGAAGGCAGCCGTCTGACCCGCAGCATGCTGTTGGTGAAATAG
- the preA gene encoding NAD-dependent dihydropyrimidine dehydrogenase subunit PreA: protein MAKLESEFLGIRSPNPFWLASAPPTDKKLNVVRAFEAGWGGVVWKTLGDQVRNVSSRYAANAYNGQIVSGLNNIELISDRPLSVNLREIREVLREWPDRALVVSLMANTTREDWHELVKRTQDTGCHGLELNFGCPHGMNERGMGSAVGQDPEIAAMIVSWVMEVARVPVIVKLTPNVHSVVPTAAAVVKAGCHGLSLINTIQSVMSIDLETLVPSPNVGGMSTYGGYCGPAVKPIALKMLASLGQDSRTAGVPLSGIGGIGNWRDAAEFVLLGASTLQVCTAVMTHGFSIIRDLCDGLSNWMDEKGYTRIEDFCGLSLEKLTSWEKLDLNFHIHAEINEQTCIGCGKCHIACEDAAHQAIEILHGEQGNRFRVIEPECVGCNLCQLVCPVEDCITMVEARHAPEPMTWPQYLATNPPLERVREAGGEGSCPPGKEA from the coding sequence GTGGCGAAGCTTGAGAGCGAATTCCTGGGCATCCGCTCCCCGAATCCCTTCTGGCTGGCCTCGGCGCCGCCCACGGACAAGAAGCTGAATGTGGTACGCGCCTTCGAGGCGGGCTGGGGCGGCGTGGTCTGGAAAACCCTGGGCGACCAGGTGCGCAATGTGTCCTCGCGCTATGCCGCCAACGCATACAATGGCCAGATCGTCTCCGGGCTGAACAACATCGAGCTGATCTCCGACCGTCCCCTGTCGGTGAACCTGCGCGAAATCCGCGAGGTGCTGCGCGAGTGGCCCGACCGCGCGCTGGTGGTGAGCCTGATGGCCAACACCACACGCGAGGACTGGCACGAGCTGGTGAAACGCACCCAGGACACGGGCTGCCACGGGCTGGAACTGAACTTCGGCTGTCCCCACGGCATGAACGAGCGCGGCATGGGCAGCGCCGTGGGCCAGGACCCGGAGATCGCCGCGATGATCGTGAGCTGGGTGATGGAAGTGGCCCGCGTGCCCGTGATCGTCAAGCTGACTCCCAACGTGCATTCGGTGGTGCCCACGGCCGCGGCGGTGGTCAAGGCGGGGTGTCACGGGCTCTCGCTGATCAACACCATCCAGAGCGTGATGAGTATCGATCTGGAGACTCTGGTGCCCAGCCCCAATGTGGGTGGCATGTCCACCTACGGCGGTTATTGTGGCCCGGCGGTCAAGCCGATCGCGCTCAAGATGCTGGCCAGTCTTGGGCAGGACTCGCGCACCGCGGGCGTGCCCCTGAGCGGCATCGGCGGCATCGGCAACTGGCGCGACGCGGCCGAGTTCGTCCTGCTGGGCGCCAGCACACTGCAGGTCTGCACGGCCGTGATGACTCACGGATTCAGCATCATTCGCGACCTCTGCGACGGACTGTCCAACTGGATGGACGAGAAGGGCTACACCCGCATCGAGGACTTCTGCGGGCTGAGCCTCGAGAAACTCACCAGCTGGGAGAAGCTGGATCTGAACTTCCACATCCACGCCGAGATCAACGAGCAGACCTGCATCGGGTGCGGCAAGTGTCACATCGCCTGCGAGGACGCCGCCCATCAGGCCATCGAGATTCTCCATGGCGAGCAGGGCAACCGCTTCCGCGTGATCGAACCCGAGTGCGTGGGCTGCAACCTCTGTCAGCTGGTCTGCCCTGTGGAAGACTGCATCACCATGGTGGAAGCGCGCCACGCCCCGGAACCCATGACCTGGCCCCAGTATCTGGCCACCAATCCCCCGCTGGAGCGCGTGCGTGAGGCGGGCGGCGAGGGCAGTTGTCCTCCGGGGAAGGAGGCCTGA
- a CDS encoding NCS1 family nucleobase:cation symporter-1: protein MAQSVINERDGYQELEASEELKASAVYNDDIAPTRFAERTWTRWHIAALWVGMAICVPTYTLGGVLTSYFGLSVPEALIVILLANILVLVPLVLNAFPGTTYGIPFPVLLRSSFGIQGSNIPAVIRALIACGWFGIQTLFGGLAIHLLFAQVLPGWASLGGTGEVIGFVLFWLLNIGIVLRGFDSLKLLETLAAPLLVLVGVGLLFWAGPKVDWPALMTAAPSRPAGDSLWPWFFGGLTAMVGFWATLSLNIPDFSRYAVSQRDQIIGQIIGLPLTMLLFASLGVVLTAASPALVGQSLSDPISLIGAIHSPVLGSLALLVIILATVSTNTAANIVSPTNDLQNLFPRRINFRRGVLITGVIGFLLMAWELLRKLGWVVSEVGLDSLYSNWLLGYSSLLGPIAGIMVVDYFLIRRQRLDLIQLYTADSPLYGRFNWRALLAFAIPVAVTLVAKLSGHALWIYNFGWFVGGFSGGLLHWLFSRHTITDAGRA from the coding sequence ATGGCGCAGTCGGTGATCAACGAGCGCGACGGCTACCAGGAACTGGAGGCCAGCGAGGAACTGAAGGCGAGCGCCGTCTACAACGATGACATCGCGCCCACCCGCTTCGCCGAGCGTACGTGGACCCGCTGGCACATCGCGGCTCTCTGGGTGGGCATGGCGATCTGCGTGCCGACCTACACTCTGGGCGGCGTGCTCACCTCCTACTTCGGTCTCTCGGTACCCGAAGCGCTGATCGTGATCCTGCTGGCCAACATCCTGGTGCTGGTGCCACTGGTTCTCAACGCGTTTCCCGGCACGACCTACGGCATTCCCTTTCCCGTGCTGCTGCGCTCGTCTTTCGGCATCCAGGGCTCCAACATTCCGGCCGTGATCCGCGCCCTGATCGCCTGCGGCTGGTTCGGCATCCAGACCCTTTTCGGCGGTCTGGCCATTCACCTGCTGTTCGCGCAGGTGCTGCCGGGCTGGGCTTCGTTGGGGGGCACGGGTGAGGTGATTGGCTTTGTGCTCTTCTGGCTGCTCAACATCGGCATCGTGTTGCGAGGGTTTGATTCGCTCAAGCTGCTGGAAACTCTGGCCGCACCGCTGCTGGTGCTGGTGGGCGTGGGCCTGCTGTTCTGGGCCGGTCCCAAGGTGGACTGGCCAGCGCTGATGACCGCCGCGCCCTCGCGCCCCGCAGGGGACAGTCTCTGGCCCTGGTTCTTCGGCGGTCTCACGGCCATGGTCGGTTTCTGGGCCACCCTGTCGCTCAACATTCCCGACTTCAGCCGCTACGCCGTGAGCCAGCGGGACCAGATCATCGGCCAGATCATCGGCCTGCCATTGACCATGCTGCTCTTCGCGTCGCTGGGTGTGGTGCTCACCGCGGCCTCGCCCGCACTGGTGGGGCAGAGCCTCAGTGATCCGATCAGCCTGATCGGCGCGATCCACAGCCCCGTGCTGGGCAGCCTGGCCCTGCTGGTGATCATTCTGGCCACCGTGTCCACCAACACTGCGGCCAACATCGTTTCGCCCACCAACGACCTGCAGAACCTCTTTCCCCGCCGGATCAACTTTCGCCGGGGAGTGCTGATCACGGGTGTGATCGGCTTCCTGCTGATGGCCTGGGAGCTGTTGCGCAAACTGGGCTGGGTGGTGTCCGAGGTGGGACTGGACAGCCTCTACAGCAACTGGCTGCTGGGCTACTCGAGCCTGCTGGGACCCATCGCGGGCATCATGGTGGTGGACTACTTCCTGATTCGCCGCCAGCGCCTGGACCTGATCCAGCTCTACACGGCGGACAGCCCGCTCTATGGCCGTTTCAACTGGCGCGCGCTGCTGGCCTTCGCCATTCCGGTGGCCGTCACGCTGGTGGCCAAGCTCAGCGGACACGCGCTCTGGATCTACAACTTTGGCTGGTTCGTGGGCGGCTTCAGCGGCGGACTGCTGCACTGGCTGTTCTCGCGCCACACCATCACCGATGCCGGGCGCGCCTGA